In one window of Megalopta genalis isolate 19385.01 chromosome 8, iyMegGena1_principal, whole genome shotgun sequence DNA:
- the LOC117217712 gene encoding uncharacterized protein LOC117217712 isoform X2, whose product MCDLVQYIYAYCMPLEFTKKHANSVQLRRCRLRKSRYTVSHSHAHRSPRLFILGVAPKWALSNNFMQWNYIQELVAHGGVPNTYNSCHKEENTDIDPKSEFSTEQHTNKSKNTYFASVCKSILSNWEDFEMSGQYPGHSRPPVGTPPPQTVWNHLTMTQGQGLNIHPTALSGAALSPAGFYTHPSMARASHITSQLTPQLAHTQAPPTWHTPTVPSKSVTPANTPGNPLFSLQMLVDNRQNQSQYRNSPGSQSTLDLSSTSEIIPENYSRIPQDIPISLTARNVDKSSRNGNIISPPIPLNGETSSDSGISSSVPTPNSVSEPVSLSTKEATTPKITVKNFGQAPFSEKGVANLHDKIKEISVDNFTQKVINLPPSVTIERVMPDKKETEVTKNKDTLSVIAQVPRNVLPVIVNLTSKGDKDVTDSPKRESSLERERKIEETNVRSPKNLPKRGKKGVDSLLEKLEGGNKKLGSAENIGSVIVMPVEEKDTSSVKSMSPDRQKSKSPNREDEVVSPAFSNDDSNDNTKQRRKRKLEKPVRLSKDSKTEVEDMELEPTEPSESRACEPIIPGDVTNAVPVVKVEDNTESVEQRIPDKVEDNVEERSEENQPIRRRRSSESTPPSSTPTNQRVRRKSSDDATEFSKVTSPKGVNNTNPFNEVESELEKMFAGIVETETDVKKEESKTELAESENQAGSTTKTDSLENSILHPKDTQSLNLTDVSSTVDTKLSGKKGKKTKVQAGKRKISRSSENIFGAIGNDIPQKEIKKRKMSKSSKRQNVSKKTKKNTKIDGLREMAYDSGSNASSIRSRGPVVHVEGPRDSPLSIQVVNAPREDEEEKNKEKRKSVGNGNAGRSKRLSHQNDLDYRGKVSRAGLFSSTLSSRYDAHTTDSTWVCVFCKQGPHSVVPGDPSRPHPNLAGPHIAPGTYTVPAGVLSDLFGPYLIGKERLEDGILSADEQEITTEQKKGGKNKRSLRYAGLADQFTAKMGKKKRNSVESNTNVIFTGMTVLPGEEQRWEVWLHEQCAVWAAGVYMAGGRVTGLQEAVWDAAKSMCDACGLTGANIGCVKRGCKAVTHYPCALTRGWHLDTNQYIPKCNLHRVT is encoded by the exons ATGTGTGATCTCGTGCAATATATCTACGCATACTGTATGCCACTGGAATTTACGAAAAAGCACGCGAACTCTGTCCAGCTACGACGCTGTCGGCTGAGGAAATCGAGATACACGGTGTCACACTCGCATGCTCATCGCTCCCCTC GGCTATTCATACTTGGAGTTGCGCCAAAATGGGCGCTATCAAATAATTTCATGCAGTGGAATTACATACAAGAGTTGGTAGCACATGGTGGTGTACCAAATACATACAATTCATGTCATAAGGAGGAAAACACAG ATATTGATCCTAAAAGTGAATTTTCTACAGAGCAACATACAAATAAGTCAAAGAATACTTATTTTGCAAGTGTTTGCAAATCAATATTAAGTAATTGGGAGGATTTCGAAATGTCAGGACAATATCCAGGTCATAGCCGACCTCCGGTTGGCACACCTCCACCGCAAACAGTCTGGAACCATCTTACAATGACACAAGGTCAag GCTTAAATATTCATCCAACAGCTTTGTCTGGTGCTGCATTAAGTCCAGCTGGATTTTATACACATCCATCTATGGCAAGGGCATCTCATATAACATCACAACTTACACCTCAACTTGCACATACTCAAGCACCTCCAACATGGCATACACCAACTGTTCCATCAAAGAGTGTTACTCCAGCCAATACTCCAGGAAATCCTTTATTTAGTTTACAAATGCTAGTAGATAATAGACAGAATCAAAGTCAGTATAGAAACTCACCAGGTTCACAGAGTACGTTAGACTTATCTTCTACATCCGAAATTATTCCTGAAAATTATTCTCGAATACCTCAAGATATTCCAATAAGTTTGACTGCGAGAAATGTAGATAAGAGTAGTAGAAATGGAAATATAATATCTCCTCCTATACCTTTAaatggagaaacttcgtcgGATAGTGGAATTAGTTCATCGGTTCCAACACCTAATTCTGTTAGTGAACCAGTTTCACTTTCAACAAAAGAAGCTACAACACCTAAAATAACAGTGAAAAACTTTGGACAAGCTCCGTTCAGTGAAAAAGGCGTGGCAAACCTCCATGATAAAATTAAGGAAATAAGTGTAGATAATTTTACGCAAAAAGTGATAAATCTACCACCTAGTGTAACAATCGAAAGGGTAATGCCAGATAAAAAAGAAACTGAAGTTACAAAGAATAAAGATACATTAAGTGTTATTGCACAAGTGCCAAGAAATGTCCTACCTGTTATTGTAAATCTCACCTCGAAAGGAGACAAAGATGTAACAGACAGTCCAAAACGAGAATCATCACTGGAACGAGaacgaaaaattgaagaaacaaATGTAAGATCACCAAAAAATTTACCGAAAAGAGGTAAAAAGGGCGTTGACTCTTTATTGGAAAAATTAGAAGGTGGGAACAAGAAACTTGGTAGCGCTGAAAATATTGGATCTGTCATTGTGATGCCAGTAGAAGAGAAGGACACATCTAGTGTAAAAAGTATGTCTCCAGACCGACAAAAATCGAAGTCTCCAAACAGGGAAGATGAAGTTGTATCTCCAGCATTCAGTAATGACGATTCTAACGATAACACCAAACAACGCAGGAAAAGAAAATTGGAAAAGCCTGTACGACTTAGCAAGGATTCCAAAACAGAAGTAGAAGATATGGAATTGGAGCCCACAGAACCATCAGAGTCTAGAGCATGTGAACCAATAATACCAGGAGATGTGACAAATGCTGTGCCAGTTGTAAAGGTTGAAGACAATACTGAATCAGTAGAGCAGAGAATACCTGATAAAGTCGAAGATAACGTAGAAGAAAGGAGCGAAGAAAACCAACCAATTAGAAGGCGACGAAGTAGCGAAAGTACACCTCCTAGTTCAACTCCTACAAATCAGAGGGTCCGAAGAAAATCTAGCGATGACGCCACTGAATTTTCAAAAGTTACAAGTCCAAAAGGTGTAAATAATACAAATCCATTTAACGAAGTCGAATCAGAACTAGAGAAAATGTTTGCTGGTATTGTTGAAACAGAGACAGATGTCAAAAAAGAAGAATCAAAAACAGAACTTGCAGAATCTGAAAATCAAGCTGGTAGCACAACAAAAACAGACAGTTTAGAAAATAGTATCCTACATCCAAAAGATACACAAAGCCTAAATCTTACTGATGTTTCATCCACAGTTGATACAAAACTGTCTGGAAAAAAGGGCAAGAAAACTAAAGTGCAAGCCGGTAAACGGAAAATATCTAGATCGTCTGAAAATATTTTCGGAGCTATAGGTAATGACATACCCCAAAAAGAAATCAAAAAACGAAAAATGTCTAAAAGTTCAAAGAGGcaaaatgtgtcgaaaaaaacaaagaaaaatacgaaaatagACGGACTAAGAGAAATGGCATATGATTCTGGGTCAAATGCAAGTTCTATTAGATCTCGTGGACCGGTAGTTCATGTTGAAGGTCCAAGAGATAGCCCATTAAGCATTCAAGTAGTTAATGCTCCAAgggaagatgaagaagaaaaaaataaagaaaagcgGAAAAGTGTTGGAAACGGCAACGCAGGAAGAAGTAAGAGACTTAGTCACCAGAACGATTTAGATTATAGGG GTAAAGTCAGTAGAGCTGGTCTCTTCAGTTCAACATTATCATCACGCTATGATGCACATACAACAGATTCTACATGGGTTTGCGTATTTTGTAAGCAGGGTCCACATTCTGTTGTACCTGGGGATCCTTCTCGACCCCATCCCAATCTGGCTGGCCCTCATATAGCACCTGGAACTTACACT GTTCCAGCAGGTGTTTTAAGTGACTTATTTGGTCCATATTTAATTGGTAAAGAACGTTTAGAAGATGGAATTCTATCAGCAGATGAGCAAGAAATTACTACAGAACAAAAAAAGGGCGGTAAAAATAAGAGAAGTTTGAGATATGCTGGTCTAGCTGATCAATTTACTGCGAAAATGGGAAAGAAGAAACGAAATTCTGTAGAAAGTAATACGAATGTCATTTTTACTGGGATGACTGTACTACCAGGGGAAGAACAACGTTGGGAAGTGTGGCTTCACGAACAGTGTGCCGTTTGGGCAGCTGGAGTATATATGGCAG GGGGCAGAGTAACAGGTTTACAAGAAGCAGTGTGGGACGCAGCGAAGTCGATGTGCGACGCATGTGGTTTAACAGGAGCAAATATTGGGTGTGTTAAACGGGGTTGTAAGGCTGTTACACATTACCCTTGTGCTCTGACAAGAGGTTGGCACTTGGATACTAATCAGTATATACCGAAGTGTAACCTTCATCGAGTTACGTGA
- the LOC117217712 gene encoding uncharacterized protein LOC117217712 isoform X3, whose protein sequence is MCDLVQYIYAYCMPLEFTKKHANSVQLRRCRLRKSRYTVSHSHAHRSPRLFILGVAPKWALSNNFMQWNYIQELVAHGGVPNTYNSCHKEENTEQHTNKSKNTYFASVCKSILSNWEDFEMSGQYPGHSRPPVGTPPPQTVWNHLTMTQGQVSGLNIHPTALSGAALSPAGFYTHPSMARASHITSQLTPQLAHTQAPPTWHTPTVPSKSVTPANTPGNPLFSLQMLVDNRQNQSQYRNSPGSQSTLDLSSTSEIIPENYSRIPQDIPISLTARNVDKSSRNGNIISPPIPLNGETSSDSGISSSVPTPNSVSEPVSLSTKEATTPKITVKNFGQAPFSEKGVANLHDKIKEISVDNFTQKVINLPPSVTIERVMPDKKETEVTKNKDTLSVIAQVPRNVLPVIVNLTSKGDKDVTDSPKRESSLERERKIEETNVRSPKNLPKRGKKGVDSLLEKLEGGNKKLGSAENIGSVIVMPVEEKDTSSVKSMSPDRQKSKSPNREDEVVSPAFSNDDSNDNTKQRRKRKLEKPVRLSKDSKTEVEDMELEPTEPSESRACEPIIPGDVTNAVPVVKVEDNTESVEQRIPDKVEDNVEERSEENQPIRRRRSSESTPPSSTPTNQRVRRKSSDDATEFSKVTSPKGVNNTNPFNEVESELEKMFAGIVETETDVKKEESKTELAESENQAGSTTKTDSLENSILHPKDTQSLNLTDVSSTVDTKLSGKKGKKTKVQAGKRKISRSSENIFGAIGNDIPQKEIKKRKMSKSSKRQNVSKKTKKNTKIDGLREMAYDSGSNASSIRSRGPVVHVEGPRDSPLSIQVVNAPREDEEEKNKEKRKSVGNGNAGRSKRLSHQNDLDYRGKVSRAGLFSSTLSSRYDAHTTDSTWVCVFCKQGPHSVVPGDPSRPHPNLAGPHIAPGTYTVPAGVLSDLFGPYLIGKERLEDGILSADEQEITTEQKKGGKNKRSLRYAGLADQFTAKMGKKKRNSVESNTNVIFTGMTVLPGEEQRWEVWLHEQCAVWAAGVYMAGGRVTGLQEAVWDAAKSMCDACGLTGANIGCVKRGCKAVTHYPCALTRGWHLDTNQYIPKCNLHRVT, encoded by the exons ATGTGTGATCTCGTGCAATATATCTACGCATACTGTATGCCACTGGAATTTACGAAAAAGCACGCGAACTCTGTCCAGCTACGACGCTGTCGGCTGAGGAAATCGAGATACACGGTGTCACACTCGCATGCTCATCGCTCCCCTC GGCTATTCATACTTGGAGTTGCGCCAAAATGGGCGCTATCAAATAATTTCATGCAGTGGAATTACATACAAGAGTTGGTAGCACATGGTGGTGTACCAAATACATACAATTCATGTCATAAGGAGGAAAACACAG AGCAACATACAAATAAGTCAAAGAATACTTATTTTGCAAGTGTTTGCAAATCAATATTAAGTAATTGGGAGGATTTCGAAATGTCAGGACAATATCCAGGTCATAGCCGACCTCCGGTTGGCACACCTCCACCGCAAACAGTCTGGAACCATCTTACAATGACACAAGGTCAag TTTCAGGCTTAAATATTCATCCAACAGCTTTGTCTGGTGCTGCATTAAGTCCAGCTGGATTTTATACACATCCATCTATGGCAAGGGCATCTCATATAACATCACAACTTACACCTCAACTTGCACATACTCAAGCACCTCCAACATGGCATACACCAACTGTTCCATCAAAGAGTGTTACTCCAGCCAATACTCCAGGAAATCCTTTATTTAGTTTACAAATGCTAGTAGATAATAGACAGAATCAAAGTCAGTATAGAAACTCACCAGGTTCACAGAGTACGTTAGACTTATCTTCTACATCCGAAATTATTCCTGAAAATTATTCTCGAATACCTCAAGATATTCCAATAAGTTTGACTGCGAGAAATGTAGATAAGAGTAGTAGAAATGGAAATATAATATCTCCTCCTATACCTTTAaatggagaaacttcgtcgGATAGTGGAATTAGTTCATCGGTTCCAACACCTAATTCTGTTAGTGAACCAGTTTCACTTTCAACAAAAGAAGCTACAACACCTAAAATAACAGTGAAAAACTTTGGACAAGCTCCGTTCAGTGAAAAAGGCGTGGCAAACCTCCATGATAAAATTAAGGAAATAAGTGTAGATAATTTTACGCAAAAAGTGATAAATCTACCACCTAGTGTAACAATCGAAAGGGTAATGCCAGATAAAAAAGAAACTGAAGTTACAAAGAATAAAGATACATTAAGTGTTATTGCACAAGTGCCAAGAAATGTCCTACCTGTTATTGTAAATCTCACCTCGAAAGGAGACAAAGATGTAACAGACAGTCCAAAACGAGAATCATCACTGGAACGAGaacgaaaaattgaagaaacaaATGTAAGATCACCAAAAAATTTACCGAAAAGAGGTAAAAAGGGCGTTGACTCTTTATTGGAAAAATTAGAAGGTGGGAACAAGAAACTTGGTAGCGCTGAAAATATTGGATCTGTCATTGTGATGCCAGTAGAAGAGAAGGACACATCTAGTGTAAAAAGTATGTCTCCAGACCGACAAAAATCGAAGTCTCCAAACAGGGAAGATGAAGTTGTATCTCCAGCATTCAGTAATGACGATTCTAACGATAACACCAAACAACGCAGGAAAAGAAAATTGGAAAAGCCTGTACGACTTAGCAAGGATTCCAAAACAGAAGTAGAAGATATGGAATTGGAGCCCACAGAACCATCAGAGTCTAGAGCATGTGAACCAATAATACCAGGAGATGTGACAAATGCTGTGCCAGTTGTAAAGGTTGAAGACAATACTGAATCAGTAGAGCAGAGAATACCTGATAAAGTCGAAGATAACGTAGAAGAAAGGAGCGAAGAAAACCAACCAATTAGAAGGCGACGAAGTAGCGAAAGTACACCTCCTAGTTCAACTCCTACAAATCAGAGGGTCCGAAGAAAATCTAGCGATGACGCCACTGAATTTTCAAAAGTTACAAGTCCAAAAGGTGTAAATAATACAAATCCATTTAACGAAGTCGAATCAGAACTAGAGAAAATGTTTGCTGGTATTGTTGAAACAGAGACAGATGTCAAAAAAGAAGAATCAAAAACAGAACTTGCAGAATCTGAAAATCAAGCTGGTAGCACAACAAAAACAGACAGTTTAGAAAATAGTATCCTACATCCAAAAGATACACAAAGCCTAAATCTTACTGATGTTTCATCCACAGTTGATACAAAACTGTCTGGAAAAAAGGGCAAGAAAACTAAAGTGCAAGCCGGTAAACGGAAAATATCTAGATCGTCTGAAAATATTTTCGGAGCTATAGGTAATGACATACCCCAAAAAGAAATCAAAAAACGAAAAATGTCTAAAAGTTCAAAGAGGcaaaatgtgtcgaaaaaaacaaagaaaaatacgaaaatagACGGACTAAGAGAAATGGCATATGATTCTGGGTCAAATGCAAGTTCTATTAGATCTCGTGGACCGGTAGTTCATGTTGAAGGTCCAAGAGATAGCCCATTAAGCATTCAAGTAGTTAATGCTCCAAgggaagatgaagaagaaaaaaataaagaaaagcgGAAAAGTGTTGGAAACGGCAACGCAGGAAGAAGTAAGAGACTTAGTCACCAGAACGATTTAGATTATAGGG GTAAAGTCAGTAGAGCTGGTCTCTTCAGTTCAACATTATCATCACGCTATGATGCACATACAACAGATTCTACATGGGTTTGCGTATTTTGTAAGCAGGGTCCACATTCTGTTGTACCTGGGGATCCTTCTCGACCCCATCCCAATCTGGCTGGCCCTCATATAGCACCTGGAACTTACACT GTTCCAGCAGGTGTTTTAAGTGACTTATTTGGTCCATATTTAATTGGTAAAGAACGTTTAGAAGATGGAATTCTATCAGCAGATGAGCAAGAAATTACTACAGAACAAAAAAAGGGCGGTAAAAATAAGAGAAGTTTGAGATATGCTGGTCTAGCTGATCAATTTACTGCGAAAATGGGAAAGAAGAAACGAAATTCTGTAGAAAGTAATACGAATGTCATTTTTACTGGGATGACTGTACTACCAGGGGAAGAACAACGTTGGGAAGTGTGGCTTCACGAACAGTGTGCCGTTTGGGCAGCTGGAGTATATATGGCAG GGGGCAGAGTAACAGGTTTACAAGAAGCAGTGTGGGACGCAGCGAAGTCGATGTGCGACGCATGTGGTTTAACAGGAGCAAATATTGGGTGTGTTAAACGGGGTTGTAAGGCTGTTACACATTACCCTTGTGCTCTGACAAGAGGTTGGCACTTGGATACTAATCAGTATATACCGAAGTGTAACCTTCATCGAGTTACGTGA
- the LOC117217712 gene encoding uncharacterized protein LOC117217712 isoform X1 codes for MCDLVQYIYAYCMPLEFTKKHANSVQLRRCRLRKSRYTVSHSHAHRSPRLFILGVAPKWALSNNFMQWNYIQELVAHGGVPNTYNSCHKEENTDIDPKSEFSTEQHTNKSKNTYFASVCKSILSNWEDFEMSGQYPGHSRPPVGTPPPQTVWNHLTMTQGQVSGLNIHPTALSGAALSPAGFYTHPSMARASHITSQLTPQLAHTQAPPTWHTPTVPSKSVTPANTPGNPLFSLQMLVDNRQNQSQYRNSPGSQSTLDLSSTSEIIPENYSRIPQDIPISLTARNVDKSSRNGNIISPPIPLNGETSSDSGISSSVPTPNSVSEPVSLSTKEATTPKITVKNFGQAPFSEKGVANLHDKIKEISVDNFTQKVINLPPSVTIERVMPDKKETEVTKNKDTLSVIAQVPRNVLPVIVNLTSKGDKDVTDSPKRESSLERERKIEETNVRSPKNLPKRGKKGVDSLLEKLEGGNKKLGSAENIGSVIVMPVEEKDTSSVKSMSPDRQKSKSPNREDEVVSPAFSNDDSNDNTKQRRKRKLEKPVRLSKDSKTEVEDMELEPTEPSESRACEPIIPGDVTNAVPVVKVEDNTESVEQRIPDKVEDNVEERSEENQPIRRRRSSESTPPSSTPTNQRVRRKSSDDATEFSKVTSPKGVNNTNPFNEVESELEKMFAGIVETETDVKKEESKTELAESENQAGSTTKTDSLENSILHPKDTQSLNLTDVSSTVDTKLSGKKGKKTKVQAGKRKISRSSENIFGAIGNDIPQKEIKKRKMSKSSKRQNVSKKTKKNTKIDGLREMAYDSGSNASSIRSRGPVVHVEGPRDSPLSIQVVNAPREDEEEKNKEKRKSVGNGNAGRSKRLSHQNDLDYRGKVSRAGLFSSTLSSRYDAHTTDSTWVCVFCKQGPHSVVPGDPSRPHPNLAGPHIAPGTYTVPAGVLSDLFGPYLIGKERLEDGILSADEQEITTEQKKGGKNKRSLRYAGLADQFTAKMGKKKRNSVESNTNVIFTGMTVLPGEEQRWEVWLHEQCAVWAAGVYMAGGRVTGLQEAVWDAAKSMCDACGLTGANIGCVKRGCKAVTHYPCALTRGWHLDTNQYIPKCNLHRVT; via the exons ATGTGTGATCTCGTGCAATATATCTACGCATACTGTATGCCACTGGAATTTACGAAAAAGCACGCGAACTCTGTCCAGCTACGACGCTGTCGGCTGAGGAAATCGAGATACACGGTGTCACACTCGCATGCTCATCGCTCCCCTC GGCTATTCATACTTGGAGTTGCGCCAAAATGGGCGCTATCAAATAATTTCATGCAGTGGAATTACATACAAGAGTTGGTAGCACATGGTGGTGTACCAAATACATACAATTCATGTCATAAGGAGGAAAACACAG ATATTGATCCTAAAAGTGAATTTTCTACAGAGCAACATACAAATAAGTCAAAGAATACTTATTTTGCAAGTGTTTGCAAATCAATATTAAGTAATTGGGAGGATTTCGAAATGTCAGGACAATATCCAGGTCATAGCCGACCTCCGGTTGGCACACCTCCACCGCAAACAGTCTGGAACCATCTTACAATGACACAAGGTCAag TTTCAGGCTTAAATATTCATCCAACAGCTTTGTCTGGTGCTGCATTAAGTCCAGCTGGATTTTATACACATCCATCTATGGCAAGGGCATCTCATATAACATCACAACTTACACCTCAACTTGCACATACTCAAGCACCTCCAACATGGCATACACCAACTGTTCCATCAAAGAGTGTTACTCCAGCCAATACTCCAGGAAATCCTTTATTTAGTTTACAAATGCTAGTAGATAATAGACAGAATCAAAGTCAGTATAGAAACTCACCAGGTTCACAGAGTACGTTAGACTTATCTTCTACATCCGAAATTATTCCTGAAAATTATTCTCGAATACCTCAAGATATTCCAATAAGTTTGACTGCGAGAAATGTAGATAAGAGTAGTAGAAATGGAAATATAATATCTCCTCCTATACCTTTAaatggagaaacttcgtcgGATAGTGGAATTAGTTCATCGGTTCCAACACCTAATTCTGTTAGTGAACCAGTTTCACTTTCAACAAAAGAAGCTACAACACCTAAAATAACAGTGAAAAACTTTGGACAAGCTCCGTTCAGTGAAAAAGGCGTGGCAAACCTCCATGATAAAATTAAGGAAATAAGTGTAGATAATTTTACGCAAAAAGTGATAAATCTACCACCTAGTGTAACAATCGAAAGGGTAATGCCAGATAAAAAAGAAACTGAAGTTACAAAGAATAAAGATACATTAAGTGTTATTGCACAAGTGCCAAGAAATGTCCTACCTGTTATTGTAAATCTCACCTCGAAAGGAGACAAAGATGTAACAGACAGTCCAAAACGAGAATCATCACTGGAACGAGaacgaaaaattgaagaaacaaATGTAAGATCACCAAAAAATTTACCGAAAAGAGGTAAAAAGGGCGTTGACTCTTTATTGGAAAAATTAGAAGGTGGGAACAAGAAACTTGGTAGCGCTGAAAATATTGGATCTGTCATTGTGATGCCAGTAGAAGAGAAGGACACATCTAGTGTAAAAAGTATGTCTCCAGACCGACAAAAATCGAAGTCTCCAAACAGGGAAGATGAAGTTGTATCTCCAGCATTCAGTAATGACGATTCTAACGATAACACCAAACAACGCAGGAAAAGAAAATTGGAAAAGCCTGTACGACTTAGCAAGGATTCCAAAACAGAAGTAGAAGATATGGAATTGGAGCCCACAGAACCATCAGAGTCTAGAGCATGTGAACCAATAATACCAGGAGATGTGACAAATGCTGTGCCAGTTGTAAAGGTTGAAGACAATACTGAATCAGTAGAGCAGAGAATACCTGATAAAGTCGAAGATAACGTAGAAGAAAGGAGCGAAGAAAACCAACCAATTAGAAGGCGACGAAGTAGCGAAAGTACACCTCCTAGTTCAACTCCTACAAATCAGAGGGTCCGAAGAAAATCTAGCGATGACGCCACTGAATTTTCAAAAGTTACAAGTCCAAAAGGTGTAAATAATACAAATCCATTTAACGAAGTCGAATCAGAACTAGAGAAAATGTTTGCTGGTATTGTTGAAACAGAGACAGATGTCAAAAAAGAAGAATCAAAAACAGAACTTGCAGAATCTGAAAATCAAGCTGGTAGCACAACAAAAACAGACAGTTTAGAAAATAGTATCCTACATCCAAAAGATACACAAAGCCTAAATCTTACTGATGTTTCATCCACAGTTGATACAAAACTGTCTGGAAAAAAGGGCAAGAAAACTAAAGTGCAAGCCGGTAAACGGAAAATATCTAGATCGTCTGAAAATATTTTCGGAGCTATAGGTAATGACATACCCCAAAAAGAAATCAAAAAACGAAAAATGTCTAAAAGTTCAAAGAGGcaaaatgtgtcgaaaaaaacaaagaaaaatacgaaaatagACGGACTAAGAGAAATGGCATATGATTCTGGGTCAAATGCAAGTTCTATTAGATCTCGTGGACCGGTAGTTCATGTTGAAGGTCCAAGAGATAGCCCATTAAGCATTCAAGTAGTTAATGCTCCAAgggaagatgaagaagaaaaaaataaagaaaagcgGAAAAGTGTTGGAAACGGCAACGCAGGAAGAAGTAAGAGACTTAGTCACCAGAACGATTTAGATTATAGGG GTAAAGTCAGTAGAGCTGGTCTCTTCAGTTCAACATTATCATCACGCTATGATGCACATACAACAGATTCTACATGGGTTTGCGTATTTTGTAAGCAGGGTCCACATTCTGTTGTACCTGGGGATCCTTCTCGACCCCATCCCAATCTGGCTGGCCCTCATATAGCACCTGGAACTTACACT GTTCCAGCAGGTGTTTTAAGTGACTTATTTGGTCCATATTTAATTGGTAAAGAACGTTTAGAAGATGGAATTCTATCAGCAGATGAGCAAGAAATTACTACAGAACAAAAAAAGGGCGGTAAAAATAAGAGAAGTTTGAGATATGCTGGTCTAGCTGATCAATTTACTGCGAAAATGGGAAAGAAGAAACGAAATTCTGTAGAAAGTAATACGAATGTCATTTTTACTGGGATGACTGTACTACCAGGGGAAGAACAACGTTGGGAAGTGTGGCTTCACGAACAGTGTGCCGTTTGGGCAGCTGGAGTATATATGGCAG GGGGCAGAGTAACAGGTTTACAAGAAGCAGTGTGGGACGCAGCGAAGTCGATGTGCGACGCATGTGGTTTAACAGGAGCAAATATTGGGTGTGTTAAACGGGGTTGTAAGGCTGTTACACATTACCCTTGTGCTCTGACAAGAGGTTGGCACTTGGATACTAATCAGTATATACCGAAGTGTAACCTTCATCGAGTTACGTGA